In the genome of Zygosaccharomyces rouxii strain CBS732 chromosome G complete sequence, the window CATTCTCAATAATACTTTTGACCATTTTCTTCCAGTTTTGTCTTTTTTGATAGAGTGGCATCTCTAGTGCCTTCTTAATGCATTGGGCAACGGTCTTAATATCCCAAGGGTTCACCAAGATAGCTCCCCGCAGAACGTTGGCACTTCCGGTAAATTCTGATAATAATAGCGGTGAGTTCTTATCCTCCGAACAGGAGGCAAATTCATGACAAGTCAAGTTCATACCACCACGTAAAGGATTTACCATAAAAGCATCAGCTTCTGCAGATAACGCCAGGTATTGAgcaaaatccaaatcttggTGAAGGAATACCACTGGTTGTGAGTCACTTACGTTTGGTGATAACGAATTAATCCTATCAACGACAAGCATAATATTACGTTCAGAAATAGAATCCTTCTCAGCGCCCATGGtaatttgaatcaaaacGACTTGTTCCACGTATTCAGGATTTTCCTTGAGGAACCTCTCATAGGCAAGCATTTTCTTCTCCAACCCTCTAATACGATCGAATTGATCACGACAAACAATCaacttcttgttcttccaaCGGTTTCTAATCAATTGACGCCATTGTAATACCCTTTCATTTCTTAATTGGGAGTTCAAATCGAAAAAATCTATACCTACTGGGGTAGACTTAACGGCAACAATCTTACCTCTGTATTTTGCCTCCGTTTCACTGATATCCGTCATCAACAATCTGTTTGAAGTCTGTAAAAAGTGTCTAGCGTATTCCTTAGTCTGAAACCCAATAAAATTGGCACCTAATAGACCCATTAGTatcttttctctttgagCAAGGCATCTAAACACCTCACTACTGGGGAAAGAAACATGAAGGAAGAAGCCAATCTTAGCATGTGGAAGCTCTTTTCTGACCATCTCTGGCACTAACAACAGATGATAGTCATGAATCCATATAGTATCACCTTCTTTATAAACGCTAACGATTTTGTCGGCAAACAATTGGTTCAACCTCTGGTAATAACTCCAAGAGTGGTTTTCAAATGCCTTGGAGTTGGGATTATCTGGAATTTCGTAATGTAAAGTGGGCCATAAGATTTGTTTACAGAAGTTCTTATAAGCACCCTTGAACGTAACGTCATCTGCAATCACAGTTGAAGACGAATActcatcttccaatttttcaacaatctTTGCCGAAATATCTTTGGGAATTTCATCTGTGGGGATACCTGCTGTACCCACGAATCTAACTGGATCCTTAATTAGTCTCTCCCTAACTGCTGTGAAGATGGCATTTTTTAGTGCACCGTTGCCTTTATCACTGGGAACAATCTTCCAAGGGATCTTTGAAAATAATTCTTGagaagttttcaaaatcgaACTTCTTATCTTCGCATCGTTTGAATACCCACCAAACTTGGGCACATAGTATTCGTGATTGCCATCTGCCTCCAAATCAGAATCACTATTTTCAACGTtgtcatcttcttctgagTCTGAACCCAATACTGCATGCTCATGTGAATCGGTACCTGCCATCTGagagaatttcaaattagaAGGTGCTGGAGGTCCACCTGATGATCTTGCCGGAACTCTTCTCATCGAAGGTAAAGTTGCATTCTGTTGTTGCCTCTTCACTTTGGCAAAATTAACCACAGCATTATTCACAGAAGGCACAGATCTTGATTTAGGGGTGACGACGGTACTGTTGGAATTACCAGTAGGTTGTTTAGAAGCACCTTCAGCACAAAATTGCGAAGTATTAGCATTATTGAGTACTGACTGGTGTAAAAGGGATTTATTGACATTTCTCAAAAGGTTGGCAGTAGAATCATGAGAACTAATTGGTTGTTGTGCAGCCGAATCTGGAGTCTCTGGTATTGAAGAGCCACCAGAGGTCACTCTTTGTTCATTAACTGggttattgaaaaatgcttCCGCAGAATGTGCTCTGTTCCCTACAGCAGGATTTGCTGGTGATTGAGAAGCAGTAGCATTAGCAGTCAAACTCTGCATGAACTTCTCAGAACTCATAGGCCCTTCCAAACTGTACTGAGCCGACTGAGGACTTTGGTCAGATTCTGATGACCCTAAAGCCTCCTGAGATGCGTTAGCACCGCTAAATGGTGTCGTATTCGAATTCACAGATCCATTTCTGTGCTTCTTTAATTGTTCAGTAGACTGGTTATTGACTTTGACTAAATTTGAATCAACCAATTCAGAACCATCACCTTGTTGGACATTTAACTCAAATTGTGGCTGGTGTGGTAGAAACAAAGAGGCAATGATAAGCGTCATCTAGGATTAATGATAGTTCAGATCTGAAGTTTCGATCGTTTCTCACCCCGTCCTTGAACCTTATCGTCTCCTTAAAATCCAGTTAAAGGTGTTGTGTTGATTCAGAACTTCGAATACCATTACAACTCCCTTTCCATCCTTCACACTACTGCATAGAAAACGAGGTGTCCCACGTGACGTGTAGAGATAGTCCAGAATTGAATCTTCCCATTGAATTACAAGGACGTGATGCTAGTTGATGCCCACTGTCATTTGAGCTACCACTGCTCTGCTACTGATGAGCAGTTGCGTAGTAGTCATCTTCGATGCGTTATGTCTACCAATCATAACGACTGGCAAGcgttgaagaaaataaagGTCGATGGAGTCAAGAAAAGCTTCGGGATTCATCCCTGGTATTCTCATCTATTCACATTGGAGCATGTTGACAAGAGGTCTCACTACGAGCAAGTTTTAGAGTGGAAGGATCAGGATGACTTCAATGCCATAGTGGAAGTGTTACCGGACCCGATGCACTTAGATACCTATATTGCAAAAGAGTACGATTCTCAGTCGGTAACGGTAATTGGTGAAATCGGCCTCGACAAACTGTTTCGATTACCCAAGAATACTGGATTTTATATCGAAGGAGGTGGTCCATTGAGTCGTATTAGAGTTAAAATGTCACATCAAGTTGCCGTCTTCACAAGATTTTGTCAATTGGCCAGACAATGTGGGAAACCTGTTTCTGTACATGGTGTTAAATGCCATGGACTCCTTTACGACGTCTGTCGTCAAGAGTTGATGCCACATGATGTGAAAATATGCCTTCATTCAGTGACAGCATCGTTAGACACTTTACAGATTTGGATTAAAGAATATGGCAGATCAACGTTCTTTAGCCTTTCAAAATGgattaatttcaaagattctgATGAGGGCAAGAACTTGGTAAAGATGCTACCCTTGAAATGTATACTCACAGAAACAGATTTCCCCATAGACAAATGCCACAATAGTGAGTTGGCAGACCAACTCGATTGCATCTGTGATCAAATTGACTCTGCTCTTGACAATACTGTAGATGTTCGTCAACTTGTTTataccaatttttgtaGATTTATAGAATAGTACTCGTTATCGTAATAAACTTAAACTTAAACATCCATTCTACACTACACaagagaaggaagaaaaaaaggatAATACGGAATACATACATAACAGACAATGGCTCGAACGGCTAATTCGAACAGTGAATCCGAGTCTAACATCAAGACTCGTAGTGCTGCCAATACTACAGCGGGGACCGGTGTAGGGTCCCGTTCTCATGTCAAACAGAGACTCACAACCGCACAGCAACAGTACTTGAAAGATCTGGTCAGAACCCATGTTACAAACAATCACCCCAATCTCACGCCGAAACCAGATCCTATGGATTTTGAATCATATTCAGATGATTTCCTACGTCGTTACAAGGACAGGTTCCAATTGAATGTAGAGGATCATCTATCGATACAAGGTTATTTGGTAGGTTCTCAACTTGGCTCAAAGACATATTCTAGCAAGCGTAACCAACATGGAACACCAGGAGCTCGTGTATTAAAAAAGGAGCTAGCTTCTGAAGTGAAGCGCCATTTCAACTCCTACAACGTCAAGGAAACTGAATGCGTACCGCAGTTCATATATAAGGTCAAGAcacagaagaagaagttcaaGATGTGGTTCAAGAACTAGAACCTGCTGAGCTGCAATGAGATGGGCTCTGGAGCGTTGTATAGTACATTTGTAATGGTCGTTTCTTACGTAGGCAAGATTTCGTTTTAATAATGGTTAAAGTTGTATCAGCTCCGAATGCATACGAACTGCTTTAAAAACACGAGATTGACACGTATAACACCAATAGAGGCCAATAGATAAGTTGTGATTTCTTGAATTAGACTTagaaatttaaaatttacATTTCTAGCGATTAAGAAGCATGGATCAATCGACATTGACCTTTTTGGTTACGATAGTAATTGGATTCGTTTTAGTCAAATGGTTCACACAGACTGATCAACATCCATCCGCTCAGGCACTTACAGGAAACCAGGCAAGTACTGGTGGCGTTAGCAGCCCTAGTAGTAGGGGATCTCAACAAGCAGCATCTACGCGACAACGTTCTCCTAGGTTCAGAAGAGCCGTTACTCCAGACATGATTGAAGTTGTTCAATCTTTGGCACCACACTTACACGAGGAACAGATACGTTACAGTTTACAACAGACAGGATCAGTGGAAGAAACAGTGGAGAGATTTTTAAGAGGTGATGATTTCCCATTCCCACCAGGTTTCAGAGCACCTGCGGCAGCTCAACAGCAGGAACATGGTAGTTCAAACgatccaaagaaaagagacAACATTAAACCTGATAACTtactttccaaattcaaaGTAGACCCAAAGGATGATATGAGCGGGAAAGATTTCCAAGAGCTAGATTTGGAGGAACGCAAGAGATTGTTAGTGTGGCAGGCtagaaaaaatatggaGAAAAGACTAGAATCGGATACAGTTTTGCAGTCGTTGGTCAAGAACAGTAAGTAAATAAATAGTAACATAACAGTAGCATTTTTTacatctttttattttttactCTCACCATCTGATAGCGTTCCTAATCGTTTCTGAAACGTTTCTGAATCCCATTACAGCTCTCATTATGTATAACAATGGTCCAGTCTGCAGAAATTGTGCCTGTAGGAACAAGCCGCGCCGTTAGCTCCTTGATTCTCTCTTATcgttattgttgttattgttgttgttgttgttcctCATGTTGATCGTCTTGGATCAAGATAGGGTGAATACGTTTCGGACCAGTACCGTAACCTTGGTCCCTTGTGGGTCCAGCCCTCTTCACTGGAAGGATATTTACCACATTCTTTGATCCTTCCTGCGTTGTAGTTATTCCCTCAGCCTGAGTTCGtactgaagatgatgaatcagTCCCTATTTTAGTACCCAGAATAGATTGATCTAAGCTTACGTAAGAGCAAAACCCATCGGTAGAGGAAATCATCAGCAATGTACCGTCTTGTGACCAAGTCAAATCTGTTAATGGTGTATAGTGAAGATTACCGACGATTCCCAAAGGTTGCACGCTCTCCGTATCGTAAATCAGAAGCTCGTTCGAAGTAGCTACTGCGAACACCAACTTGTAGGGAAGTTGAACATATGCTTGATCAGTCGTCACCGCATAGCGGTTAGGATTGAACGATACCGCGATAGCAGGCCTCTTTAGAAATGGCAGACACATAATGGGGCGATTGATACTGGAGGCAATTGCTGCTCTTGTGTAGATGTAAACCGAATTATGGACTTCATTAGATGTATCGGATTTGAAGATTCCCGCCGGTACACATAATAGGCTACCACAAGGTGATATGGCGGCTCTTCTGAAAAATGACGGTAACGTTTCATTATGGAAAAGCATACAGTTTTTAGTTGTctttaaatcaaaattttgtgTATCTGTACGTTGCGGTAAGTCTCCcttgataattttattcttcaacTTGAGTCCAATAATTGTATTATCCCCGCTATCTCTAACGATCTCATAGACGTTCAAAGCTCTATCAGCAGATTGTGAAAAGATATATTGATCTAATGGATCCCATACTACACCTTGCACATAATGGTTATGATCCGATACGCTTACAACACGTTTTCCAGCTTCTAcatcaaaaattctaacCGCATTATCCATAGATGCAGTTACAATATAACGATCATTCGGCGACCACGCTAAATCGTATATCTCGAATGCATCACTACCAGAACGTATTTTTTTCCATACAGTCCAAGATTCCTTGAAATCATCGAACTCTACATCGTCCATGccaaattcttttaccATCTCATCGTTTTGTCTCCAAAGTAGCAATTGACCATCATCACCTGCGGAAGCCAAAACTTCACCTGTAGAATTGAACCTAATCACGTTAACTGCTTGCTCGTGCTGAGTTAATGACGATAGGAAATCAATAGTATCCACTTTCATATGGTTgtccttttcaaaatttagCATCCACGCTCTAACACGATTGTCACCCCCAGCGGTAAGCAATTTAGGTCTCTTAGCATCATTAGGTTGGAAACAAACGCTGTATATCGGTTGAGACTCGTGCCAGTATATCTGAAGATTGGAAGCTTCCATTATGATGATTCGACGATGGAACCAGCCGTGTGCTCTACTTTCGAGAAACGTAAACTATGCAACTGACAGTGAATGCACAAGGGATTACCAGATCTATAAATGTTAATGAATGAATTTATCATGCTTCTAACGCCAATATTCTTGAGATGAAAATTCTCCGTACTTAACGACCAAGCTCATCGATCTttaaaggtgaaaaatttcgttcttccacttcttttcaattcatctcatctcacTTCAAAATACATTAGATACAAGCAGAAGTAATCAAGATTCTACATCAATTCGTCAGCGGACGAAATGCCGTAGTTGTATTCAGCACATATGTCAAATTCCCAGCGAGTTCACCATTACAATGTTTCGCTGGTGCCGAAATTGTGCTAAAATAGATGCAGAAAGGTTCTTCCCGTCGTTCGATGCGTCGAACACTTTTCCCAAGGCTCGTTTTCTTACAGCCATGGGGTCAAGGGAAGTCCGTTCTTACAGTTTCGCACCTTTATCAAGTCTTGCGTAATGTCCAAAATAAGTCTTTATCTTGATAGGTCTCCTTAGTTTAACCCACCGCACGGAGGATTGGTTGCCCTCCACGACTCTTCGTAAAAGTGAGTTATCGTCACTGGAATCGTAGCGGCGACCAACAACGATAAACTTGTTAAACTGTGACCATAGGTATCTGGATTTATCACATGGTTCAGCCCTAAAGAAAACATGTATCCTTTGATGGGCACGGCCACAGTACCCAATTTCTACCACgttaaaattaatttcacAAGATGGATCCTGTGATTGGAATTTTTGCAAACATTCTTGTATGTCTATGTTCGATTGATCATTAGTCCAAATGCGAGCAATTTGATCCGCTGGCGGAgtttgatccaattgacAACATGGTATATACATTGGATACTCCGGTAacactttccaattgtactttttttggaaaaagCTAAAAGTGAAACTTAGAAGGTTTTTATGAGATTGTGTATTGAGGAAAAATCCGCATTGACGTGGAGTCCATCTGACATTATCAGGTCCTGCTAACTCTAAGATCATTCTAcactcttcttcattatccaAAGGTCTGTAACGAGGTACTACTGGTACTGCCATTGTCTGGAAAGTACCACCtatttgatcaaagaaagtcttgaatttttcaacttgCGACAATCGATCATCATAAACCGTAAGCTCCTCTAGAGTACCCTCGTATTCATCGATAAGATCTCTAAAGACAGCAGTCTTATACTCCATCGTGCTATTACCAACTCCGGGTTTCTTAAGACAAactgcattgaaaaaagttaCATTGCATTGTTTCAAAGTCTTTTCGAACAGTGGCCCAAACAGTTCTTCTTTCCTCCCTGTAAGTAAAATGGATACGgtttcctcatcttcaaatgagGATCTTGCTAaatcaacaatttctttgttcCAAAACTCTTGTTCTCTAGTCGactcatcttcaatggctAACATTTgattaaaagatttttcgAGAAAAAGTGGTTCTGACCACCAATCACGACCGTTGAGTAAATCTCCACCATAAAGAGTGCCTAATAGAGGCTTTGTATAAAACTGACGATTGGGTTGAGGTGAGAGGTATAATGTATTGTCAAAATCGTAAACATGAATACGTCTAACATGGGTATCCTGAGGGGGTAAACTTAAAAGTTGAGAACAACTATTCCATCTCTGTAAAGATTTGTGCATTGTTGCTGATCGAACAATACACATTCGAGACTCTGAGCCTCTCTTGTTAACTTTATTTAtactcttcatcatatcTGTCGCTAATAGCGTTGGTTACCTTCGGTcgaaaaaaagagaatgCTCAAGCCCCAGTGACTCGGGCGGGGTTCGAAAGCAAGAACGGCGTACTAAGACCATTTCACTGGGGGTATGCTTTGAGCGCTTGTCAAATCTATCAACATGTTAATCTCATCTACACTAAGCATAAGTACTCAGCGGCTAATCCTACTACTGCATTGCATTGTATTGTATACCTGGCagtatttttcaccagGCACGTGactattattttttttatgtaTATAAGAGACGAAAAACTTTTTCGACAGTTTTACTTCTTCCCTTCTCTTTCATAACACAGCAAGTCTTTTGACTTACGCCATGATGATTTACCATTTCTTTAAACTTATCTACATTATCCAATGCGGGACCCCATGGCTTCGCGGTGTGGAAATTTAGATTCTGAGGCGTATCTGTAATTACACTATTCTTGCAATTCTTGTAAGCTAAAGCTGTCTTAGGTTAGTTCAGGTGTCTTTCACATCGAAAACTCGATATAGGCACTTCGCCCTGGTGCACTGATGTTTAGTGCCATTCGAGGaagttttctttgttgACCCGCCGTCGTTGCCCCGCGTTACGTAATGCGATTGTCTTGGTGTATGGGAAATCAGAGATACGTAGTAAGGATACGCTacatcttttcaatacaATGAAAGCAGAAAATCTGGAGAAAGCTAAGGCAGTAAAGAGTTTAGGATCACTCCTTGTTCGTATAATTGTTTGTGCATTCTATGCCCTGCCAATCTCTTGAACTTAACATTGGATTCTTGCCTGAAAACCCTCGTaaatcttccttctttATTACGAGGCGCGAAGCTATCGAACCGAGCGAAggaaaaaaacaaaaacatAAACAAGAGGAAAGGAAGGAAGTTGGTAAAACATACGTAATAACAAAGAGGCAGAGTTGTCGATCTCTCAAACCATTACAAACGCTAGAAGATTAAATTACATAGCTAATAGTCTAGAATACCGAATTTTTGGGAATAAGAGAACAAGCGATCTGCACGACTTCCTTAGAGAAAGGAAAAGTGtgaggaaaagaaaaagtgAAGAAAGATAGATACAGATCGCTATGACTGGTACATCGAGCTCACAGGTTCTGTCAGCTCTATCATATAATGCCGTTTTTTTTGGTATCTTCATGACAATATTCTTCGTATTTCGtctgaaattgaagagattaTATGAGCCCAGGTCTACTTATGATTTGGTTGATGAGGAGCAGAAACCTGAACCGCTGCCGAAGGGACTTTGGCAATGGTTACTACCACTATTaaaaaaatctgataaTTTTGTTATCCAACAAGCTGGCATTGATGGCTATTTCTTCCTAAGGTATTTGTTTCTAATGTTTGTCTATTTTGCAATTTCCGCCTTATGGTTATTTCCAATTTTATTCCCCGTGAATATTGTAAACGGTAGAAACCAAGATGGTATGGATAAATTGGCATTTCAGAATGttaaaaataagaaaagGTACTATGCTCATGCATTTTGTGGATGGATTTTTTATTGGGTGTTTTTGTTTGTCATTTACAGAGAGCTTTATTATTACAATTCACTAAGGTGCATCGTCCTTTCATCACCCCGTTATGGCCGTAAACTCTCGTCTCGTACTGTCCTCTTCCAAAGTGTACCTAGTCAATATTTAAGTGAAAGAGAATTCAGAAAGTTATTTGAAGGTGttagaagaatttggattGCAAGAGGAAATCGTCAGAAGctggaagaaaaaatagGAATTAGAGATGGGCTTGTAGATAAATTGGAACGCGCAACCGTAAAATACCAATTAAATgcattgaagaaagttAGAAAAACGCTAAAGAAAACTCCTGATCATGAAATTGTTCATGATATCAATAACTATATCCCcagaaagaaaagaccCAGACACAGACCaagattttggaagaagaaagttgATACCATCGATTATATCTGTGAAGAATTACCCAAAATCAATGCGGAGATTACTTACATGCAGGAGAATAATAGCAGTGCACCGCCATTTAACTCAGtatttgttgaatttgaGTCTCAATATCAAGCTCAAGTAGCGTCTCAGGTGGTTGGTCACCATGGTCC includes:
- the CAC2 gene encoding Cac2p (similar to uniprot|Q04199 Saccharomyces cerevisiae YML102W CAC2 Component of the chromatin assembly complex (with Rlf2p and Msi1p) that assembles newly synthesized histones onto recently replicated DNA required for building functional kinetochores conserved from yeast to humans) gives rise to the protein MEASNLQIYWHESQPIYSVCFQPNDAKRPKLLTAGGDNRVRAWMLNFEKDNHMKVDTIDFLSSLTQHEQAVNVIRFNSTGEVLASAGDDGQLLLWRQNDEMVKEFGMDDVEFDDFKESWTVWKKIRSGSDAFEIYDLAWSPNDRYIVTASMDNAVRIFDVEAGKRVVSVSDHNHYVQGVVWDPLDQYIFSQSADRALNVYEIVRDSGDNTIIGLKLKNKIIKGDLPQRTDTQNFDLKTTKNCMLFHNETLPSFFRRAAISPCGSLLCVPAGIFKSDTSNEVHNSVYIYTRAAIASSINRPIMCLPFLKRPAIAVSFNPNRYAVTTDQAYVQLPYKLVFAVATSNELLIYDTESVQPLGIVGNLHYTPLTDLTWSQDGTLLMISSTDGFCSYVSLDQSILGTKIGTDSSSSVRTQAEGITTTQEGSKNVVNILPVKRAGPTRDQGYGTGPKRIHPILIQDDQHEEQQQQQ
- a CDS encoding uncharacterized protein (similar to uniprot|Q03508 Saccharomyces cerevisiae YMR265C Hypothetical ORF) — encoded protein: MMKSINKVNKRGSESRMCIVRSATMHKSLQRWNSCSQLLSLPPQDTHVRRIHVYDFDNTLYLSPQPNRQFYTKPLLGTLYGGDLLNGRDWWSEPLFLEKSFNQMLAIEDESTREQEFWNKEIVDLARSSFEDEETVSILLTGRKEELFGPLFEKTLKQCNVTFFNAVCLKKPGVGNSTMEYKTAVFRDLIDEYEGTLEELTVYDDRLSQVEKFKTFFDQIGGTFQTMAVPVVPRYRPLDNEEECRMILELAGPDNVRWTPRQCGFFLNTQSHKNLLSFTFSFFQKKYNWKVLPEYPMYIPCCQLDQTPPADQIARIWTNDQSNIDIQECLQKFQSQDPSCEINFNVVEIGYCGRAHQRIHVFFRAEPCDKSRYLWSQFNKFIVVGRRYDSSDDNSLLRRVVEGNQSSVRWVKLRRPIKIKTYFGHYARLDKGAKL
- the TPS3 gene encoding trehalose 6-phosphate synthase/phosphatase complex subunit (similar to uniprot|P38426 Saccharomyces cerevisiae YMR261C TPS3 115 kD regulatory subunit of trehalose-6-phosphate synthase/phosphatase complex) — translated: MTLIIASLFLPHQPQFELNVQQGDGSELVDSNLVKVNNQSTEQLKKHRNGSVNSNTTPFSGANASQEALGSSESDQSPQSAQYSLEGPMSSEKFMQSLTANATASQSPANPAVGNRAHSAEAFFNNPVNEQRVTSGGSSIPETPDSAAQQPISSHDSTANLLRNVNKSLLHQSVLNNANTSQFCAEGASKQPTGNSNSTVVTPKSRSVPSVNNAVVNFAKVKRQQQNATLPSMRRVPARSSGGPPAPSNLKFSQMAGTDSHEHAVLGSDSEEDDNVENSDSDLEADGNHEYYVPKFGGYSNDAKIRSSILKTSQELFSKIPWKIVPSDKGNGALKNAIFTAVRERLIKDPVRFVGTAGIPTDEIPKDISAKIVEKLEDEYSSSTVIADDVTFKGAYKNFCKQILWPTLHYEIPDNPNSKAFENHSWSYYQRLNQLFADKIVSVYKEGDTIWIHDYHLLLVPEMVRKELPHAKIGFFLHVSFPSSEVFRCLAQREKILMGLLGANFIGFQTKEYARHFLQTSNRLLMTDISETEAKYRGKIVAVKSTPVGIDFFDLNSQLRNERVLQWRQLIRNRWKNKKLIVCRDQFDRIRGLEKKMLAYERFLKENPEYVEQVVLIQITMGAEKDSISERNIMLVVDRINSLSPNVSDSQPVVFLHQDLDFAQYLALSAEADAFMVNPLRGGMNLTCHEFASCSEDKNSPLLLSEFTGSANVLRGAILVNPWDIKTVAQCIKKALEMPLYQKRQNWKKMVKSIIENDSDNWITTSLQEINFAWEFNKERSTVLKLLPDQIKKDYQASKKHIFFFKISEPPTPKTLSTLHDLASKHYVYVLNSFSKATLENLYNRVPGLGLMAENGAYVKVNGLWYTIADETDWIDDVVKILDDKMERLPGSYYKISDSMVRFHTENAEDRDRVVGVVGEAITHINTIFDGRGIHAYIHKNIMFVQQLNLSLSAAQFVLKFHRSKTDPSSSSPVTPTDIAASPSPSHLGSNDNSGSNSYFTFPAKSSQHHLDFACVTGSSSPVLEPLFQLIREEVKRGFLRYGYTIVYGNATSTYAKEHVDGLNELLSILEGINRKSL
- a CDS encoding putative endodeoxyribonuclease (similar to uniprot|P38430 Saccharomyces cerevisiae YMR262W Hypothetical ORF), with the protein product MLVDAHCHLSYHCSATDEQLRSSHLRCVMSTNHNDWQALKKIKVDGVKKSFGIHPWYSHLFTLEHVDKRSHYEQVLEWKDQDDFNAIVEVLPDPMHLDTYIAKEYDSQSVTVIGEIGLDKLFRLPKNTGFYIEGGGPLSRIRVKMSHQVAVFTRFCQLARQCGKPVSVHGVKCHGLLYDVCRQELMPHDVKICLHSVTASLDTLQIWIKEYGRSTFFSLSKWINFKDSDEGKNLVKMLPLKCILTETDFPIDKCHNSELADQLDCICDQIDSALDNTVDVRQLVYTNFCRFIE
- the CUE1 gene encoding Cue1p (similar to uniprot|P38428 Saccharomyces cerevisiae YMR264W CUE1 Endoplasmic reticulum membrane protein that recruits the ubiquitin-conjugating enzyme Ubc7p to the ER where it functions in protein degradation contains a CUE domain that binds ubiquitin to facilitate intramolecular monoubiquitination): MDQSTLTFLVTIVIGFVLVKWFTQTDQHPSAQALTGNQASTGGVSSPSSRGSQQAASTRQRSPRFRRAVTPDMIEVVQSLAPHLHEEQIRYSLQQTGSVEETVERFLRGDDFPFPPGFRAPAAAQQQEHGSSNDPKKRDNIKPDNLLSKFKVDPKDDMSGKDFQELDLEERKRLLVWQARKNMEKRLESDTVLQSLVKNSK
- the SAP30 gene encoding Sap30p (similar to uniprot|P38429 Saccharomyces cerevisiae YMR263W SAP30 Subunit of a histone deacetylase complex along with Rpd3p and Sin3p that is involved in silencing at telomeres rDNA and silent mating-type loci); the protein is MARTANSNSESESNIKTRSAANTTAGTGVGSRSHVKQRLTTAQQQYLKDLVRTHVTNNHPNLTPKPDPMDFESYSDDFLRRYKDRFQLNVEDHLSIQGYLVGSQLGSKTYSSKRNQHGTPGARVLKKELASEVKRHFNSYNVKETECVPQFIYKVKTQKKKFKMWFKN